A region of Vibrio chagasii DNA encodes the following proteins:
- the gppA gene encoding guanosine-5'-triphosphate,3'-diphosphate diphosphatase, protein MSQTVSPPLYAAIDLGSNSFHMLVVRHIDGSVQTMAKIKRKVRLAAGLDENNALSTEAMQRGWDCLSLFAERLQDIPKENIRIVGTATLRTATNVDIFLEKANQILGYDINVISGEEEAATIYKGVAHTSGGSGRRLVVDIGGASTEMIIGEGFSAKALTSLKMGCVTWLERHFKDRQLTATNFDNAIEAAKSTLAPILESYTDIGWDVCVGASGTVQALQEIMLAQGMDEVITHTKLKRLQKQAMITERLEELEIEGLTLERALVFPSGLSILIAIFELLKIDSMTLAGGALREGLAYEMVDELRQDDIRARTIKSVQSRYQMDVSYGDQVAAAAQTLLEQAGGEAWVSEPQAGVLLQTAAKLHEIGLTIDFKKGGEHSAYLLQNLDLPGFTRAQKHYLGELTRRYREQLTSLPEQHAVSGTSSKRILRILRLAILLTHRRNPELEPEFMLTADDNNLTLTLSKQWLADNPLTAAELEIESNRQTDIGWPLTIAEQ, encoded by the coding sequence ATGAGTCAAACAGTGTCACCCCCGCTTTACGCTGCAATCGACCTCGGGTCGAACAGTTTTCATATGCTCGTTGTGCGTCATATCGATGGCAGCGTACAAACCATGGCTAAGATTAAGCGCAAAGTGCGTTTAGCTGCAGGCTTAGATGAAAATAATGCGCTTAGTACCGAAGCTATGCAGCGCGGTTGGGACTGTTTGAGTCTCTTTGCAGAGCGACTACAAGACATTCCGAAAGAAAATATCCGCATTGTTGGTACAGCGACCCTACGTACCGCAACCAATGTGGATATCTTTCTTGAGAAAGCGAACCAGATCCTTGGCTACGACATCAATGTTATCTCCGGTGAAGAAGAAGCAGCGACTATCTATAAAGGCGTGGCACACACTTCTGGTGGCAGCGGCCGCCGACTGGTAGTGGATATTGGTGGCGCAAGTACCGAGATGATCATCGGCGAGGGTTTCTCAGCAAAAGCACTCACTAGCCTAAAAATGGGCTGTGTAACATGGCTTGAGCGCCACTTCAAAGATCGCCAATTAACCGCAACCAACTTCGACAACGCGATTGAAGCAGCGAAATCTACCTTAGCTCCTATCTTAGAGAGCTACACAGATATCGGTTGGGATGTGTGTGTTGGCGCTAGTGGTACCGTTCAAGCACTGCAAGAAATCATGTTAGCGCAAGGCATGGATGAGGTTATCACTCATACCAAACTTAAGCGCTTACAAAAACAAGCGATGATTACTGAGCGCTTAGAAGAACTAGAAATAGAAGGGTTAACTCTGGAGCGCGCTTTAGTGTTCCCTAGCGGCCTTTCTATTCTGATTGCTATCTTTGAACTGCTTAAAATCGACTCGATGACACTCGCAGGTGGTGCACTTCGTGAAGGCCTTGCCTACGAGATGGTTGATGAACTTCGCCAAGATGATATTCGTGCTCGCACTATCAAGAGCGTTCAATCACGCTACCAGATGGACGTAAGCTACGGTGACCAAGTCGCAGCAGCTGCGCAGACTCTGTTAGAGCAAGCAGGCGGCGAAGCTTGGGTGTCAGAACCTCAAGCTGGTGTCCTACTGCAAACTGCAGCCAAACTTCATGAAATCGGTTTAACCATCGACTTCAAGAAAGGCGGTGAACACAGTGCTTACCTACTGCAGAACCTAGATTTACCTGGTTTCACCCGCGCACAGAAACACTACCTAGGTGAATTAACACGACGCTACCGTGAACAGCTAACGTCACTGCCAGAACAACACGCAGTCTCAGGCACAAGCAGTAAACGTATCCTACGTATTCTGCGTCTAGCGATTCTGTTAACGCATCGTCGTAACCCAGAGCTAGAGCCTGAGTTTATGCTGACCGCTGACGATAATAATCTGACTCTAACACTCTCTAAGCAATGGCTAGCCGACAACCCGCTAACCGCTGCAGAGCTTGAGATTGAATCGAATCGACAAACAGACATTGGCTGGCCACTGACGATTGCTGAGCAATAA
- the rhlB gene encoding ATP-dependent RNA helicase RhlB, with protein sequence MKKTHITEQKFADLDLHPQVIEGLEKKGFDYCTPIQALALPVLLTGQDIAGQAQTGTGKTLAFLTATFNHLLKTPEHEGRKPNQPRAIIMAPTRELAIQIFNDAESLVASTGIKAALAYGGESYDKQLGKIEEGADILIGTTGRIIDFYKQKVFNLNHIQAVVLDEADRMFDLGFIKDIRFLFRRMPEPKDRLNMLFSATLSYRVQELAFEHMHNPEHVVVEPERKTGHRIKEELFYPSNEHKMALLQTLVEEEWPERAIIFANTKHKCESVWGHLAADGHRVGLLTGDVPQKKREKILEQFTQGDVDLLVATDVAARGLHIPQVTHVFNFDLPDDCEDYVHRIGRTGRAGASGHSISFACEDYAINLPPIEEYIEHAIPVSDYDASALLEDLPAPLRLRTRNPQQRRSNNNGSRNGNRKPNQNRRPRQPRHNKEA encoded by the coding sequence ATGAAAAAGACGCATATCACAGAGCAAAAGTTCGCCGACTTGGATTTACATCCGCAAGTCATTGAAGGATTGGAGAAAAAAGGGTTCGATTATTGTACCCCTATCCAAGCCTTGGCGCTCCCGGTACTGCTCACCGGCCAAGACATTGCAGGCCAGGCCCAAACGGGTACTGGTAAAACGCTTGCGTTTCTTACTGCTACTTTTAACCACCTACTAAAAACACCTGAGCATGAAGGGCGCAAGCCTAACCAGCCACGTGCGATTATTATGGCACCTACGCGTGAACTCGCGATTCAGATCTTCAACGATGCTGAATCTCTAGTGGCAAGCACTGGTATCAAAGCAGCATTGGCTTACGGTGGCGAAAGCTACGACAAGCAGCTCGGTAAGATCGAAGAAGGCGCAGATATCTTAATTGGTACCACTGGCCGTATTATCGATTTCTACAAGCAAAAGGTATTTAACCTTAACCACATTCAAGCAGTAGTACTGGATGAAGCAGACCGTATGTTCGATCTTGGCTTCATTAAAGACATCCGCTTCTTGTTCCGTCGTATGCCTGAGCCTAAAGATCGCTTGAACATGCTGTTCTCTGCGACTTTGTCTTACCGCGTACAAGAGTTGGCTTTCGAACACATGCACAACCCAGAGCATGTTGTTGTTGAACCAGAGCGTAAAACAGGCCATCGTATTAAAGAAGAGTTGTTCTACCCTTCTAACGAACACAAGATGGCACTGCTACAGACACTAGTAGAAGAAGAGTGGCCAGAGCGCGCTATCATCTTCGCTAACACTAAGCATAAGTGTGAATCTGTTTGGGGCCATTTGGCTGCCGATGGTCACCGTGTTGGTCTACTGACTGGTGATGTACCACAGAAGAAACGTGAAAAGATTCTTGAGCAATTCACTCAAGGTGATGTTGACCTACTGGTTGCAACCGATGTTGCTGCTCGTGGCCTACACATTCCTCAAGTAACGCACGTATTCAACTTCGATCTACCTGACGATTGTGAAGATTACGTTCATCGTATCGGCCGTACAGGTCGTGCTGGGGCAAGTGGTCACTCGATCAGCTTTGCTTGTGAAGATTACGCAATCAACTTGCCACCAATCGAAGAATACATTGAGCACGCGATCCCAGTATCTGACTACGACGCTTCTGCACTACTAGAAGATCTACCAGCACCATTGCGCTTACGCACACGTAACCCGCAACAACGCCGCTCAAACAACAATGGCTCACGCAACGGTAACCGTAAACCAAACCAGAACCGTCGCCCACGCCAACCGCGTCACAACAAGGAAGCTTAG
- the trxA gene encoding thioredoxin TrxA, which yields MSDKILQLTDDGFENDVINAAGPVLVDFWAEWCGPCKMIAPILDEIADEYEGKLTIGKLNIDQNAGTPPKFGIRGIPTLLLFKDGGVAATKVGALSKTQLKEFLDANL from the coding sequence ATGAGTGATAAGATTTTGCAGCTAACTGATGACGGTTTTGAGAACGATGTGATCAACGCTGCAGGCCCTGTTCTTGTTGATTTTTGGGCAGAATGGTGTGGCCCTTGTAAGATGATTGCGCCGATTCTTGATGAAATCGCAGACGAGTACGAAGGCAAGCTCACTATCGGTAAACTTAATATCGACCAAAATGCTGGAACACCACCAAAGTTTGGTATTCGCGGCATTCCAACGCTTCTTCTTTTCAAAGATGGCGGCGTAGCAGCGACTAAAGTTGGTGCATTGTCTAAAACTCAACTTAAAGAGTTCCTAGACGCTAACCTATAA
- the rho gene encoding transcription termination factor Rho, producing the protein MNLTELKNRPVSELVKLGESLGLENLARLRKQDIIFAILKAHAKSGEDIFGDGVLEILQDGFGFLRSADSSYLAGPDDIYVSPSQIRRFNLRTGDSIAGKIRPPKDGERYFALLKVNTVNHDKPDNARNKILFENLTPLHANERMVMERGNGATEDITARILDLASPIGKGQRGLIVAPPKAGKTMLLQNIAQSIAHNHPECELMVLLIDERPEEVTEMQRLVKGEVVASTFDEPASRHVQVAEMVIEKAKRLVEHKKDVVILLDSITRLARAYNTVVPSSGKVLTGGVDANALHRPKRFFGAARNVEEGGSLTIIATALVDTGSKMDEVIYEEFKGTGNMELHLNRKIAEKRVFPAIDFNRSGTRREELLTKNDELQKMWILRKIVHPMGEIDAMEFLIDKLAMTKTNDEFFDAMRRQ; encoded by the coding sequence ATGAATCTTACAGAACTGAAGAACAGACCTGTGTCTGAACTTGTTAAACTTGGCGAAAGCCTAGGCCTTGAAAACCTAGCTCGTCTAAGAAAACAGGACATTATCTTCGCTATCCTTAAAGCACATGCAAAAAGTGGTGAAGACATCTTCGGTGACGGTGTTCTTGAAATTCTGCAAGACGGTTTTGGTTTTCTTCGTAGCGCAGACAGCTCGTACTTAGCGGGTCCTGATGATATCTACGTATCACCAAGTCAGATTCGTCGTTTCAACCTACGTACTGGTGACTCAATTGCCGGAAAGATTCGCCCACCTAAAGATGGCGAACGTTACTTTGCTCTACTTAAAGTAAACACGGTAAACCACGACAAACCAGACAACGCTCGTAACAAGATCCTTTTTGAAAACCTTACCCCTCTACATGCTAACGAACGCATGGTTATGGAGCGTGGTAATGGTGCGACAGAAGATATCACAGCTCGTATCCTTGACCTTGCATCTCCAATTGGTAAAGGTCAGCGTGGCTTGATTGTTGCTCCGCCAAAAGCGGGTAAGACAATGCTTCTGCAAAACATCGCACAAAGCATCGCTCACAACCATCCTGAGTGTGAACTAATGGTTCTACTTATCGATGAGCGTCCGGAAGAAGTAACAGAAATGCAGCGCCTAGTTAAAGGTGAAGTAGTTGCTTCGACATTCGATGAGCCAGCATCTCGCCACGTACAAGTAGCAGAAATGGTTATCGAGAAAGCGAAGCGTCTTGTTGAACACAAGAAAGACGTGGTTATCCTTCTGGACTCAATCACTCGTCTAGCGCGTGCATACAACACGGTAGTACCTTCATCAGGTAAAGTACTAACTGGTGGTGTAGACGCAAACGCACTTCACCGTCCTAAGCGTTTCTTCGGTGCAGCTCGTAACGTTGAAGAAGGCGGTAGCTTGACTATCATCGCTACAGCACTGGTTGATACTGGTTCTAAGATGGATGAAGTTATCTACGAAGAATTCAAAGGTACAGGTAACATGGAACTGCACCTTAACCGTAAGATTGCTGAAAAACGTGTATTCCCTGCGATTGATTTCAACCGCTCTGGTACTCGTCGTGAAGAGCTTCTTACTAAGAATGATGAACTACAGAAGATGTGGATCCTGCGTAAGATTGTTCACCCAATGGGCGAAATCGATGCAATGGAATTCCTTATCGACAAGCTAGCAATGACGAAAACGAACGATGAGTTCTTTGACGCTATGCGTCGTCAGTAA